Below is a genomic region from Elusimicrobiota bacterium.
CGTCTCGATCCGTTGGTTGTCCGGTTTCTGTAAACCAAAATAGCCCGCAATGCCGCACATGGGAAGCCCCCGTGATTCAGCGAATTCGACGCAAGAGTTTGGCGCGGATCAAATCCTGGACAGCGGGCTGAAGATCCCACACCGGGACCCCCAGTTTTTCCGCGATCTCGATGAGCCCGTGCTCTCCATCCGACCAATTCAACACATACCGCAACGCGCGCCCGCGGCGGCTTTGCACCCGGCTTGCGCCCAAGGACGCGTACAATCCGTATTTCCCCAACCGCGGCTCGCCGTAGGGTTTGAGGTTCAGGTACGCCCGATCGGATTCCAACGCGTCGACCACGCGGGAATAGACCAGGGCCGTTTCGTAGAGGGATTCGGGCGTCACGAACCGGCAATCGTCCAGGGACGTGTGGTATTCGGGGTACGTGCCGTACATGGATCGCATCAGCGTGCCCACGGGCAAATTAAAACCGGGGGAGGCGTATTGCCGATCGTCGCTCCCCGTGGGAAAGAAGTCGAGAACCCGAAAGGGCTTCCCCCGGTGTTTCAAGACGTGGAGCACGGCACGGTCCAGCACGTTGTCCGGACGCCGGACCTTTTTGTACGTAAACGGCGCTCGATCCCCGCAGCACGTGACCACAAACCCGGCGTCCATCTTTTTTTTGAGGTGGGCCCCCCGACGGGACAAATAGGCCAGGGCCCCGATTGTTTCGGGACCGAAATAAAATCGATACGTGAAATGCCGCCGAGGAAGTCCGGCCAAATACCGATACATCAGCAACGTGACGATCGGCCCGGACAATTCGTTGTTGGCCATCGAAGGATGGCAACAATAAGTCGAAAAAAGAATTTCGCGATCGGAGTCGCCCCGGAGAACCGATTCGCCGATTGTCATGGACCCGGGCGCAAGACGACTGTCAATCCAAACCCGATAGAGCCCCTTCCTTAGCTTTTTCCGTTCCTGGTGGGAAAGACAGAAGCCCCAGTCCTTCGCGTAATAACTGGTGACGTACGGGATGGCGGATGGCTGATCGGGGAGGGAATGCAGCTTTGATTGCAATTGCTCCAACGACATCGTTTTTTGAATCGGGACGCTGTAACCAACGACGTGCAGATTGGACTTCTTAAAATCAATCACCTTCCGACCGGAAGGCCCCTTCACGTGGGCGTCACGGATGTTCCACTCCCATGGCACAACCCAGTCAAACACACGGGTCCCCGAGGGAATTTCCATAACGTCCAGTGGGACGTGTTTGGACAAACGCCGCAAGGTCGCGCGAACCCCATCGCCCGTCAGACTTCGGCAGATCGGAAAAAGGTCCGACAACAGGCTTTGAATGAGCGCCCGGGTGGGTTTCTCGGGCATTTGTTTTTCAAACAAAATCGTCCTCCCCCATCAGGATTTTTCCGCTTCCACAATGAACGCGGAGCACAGGAAGGGACTCTGCCAGGCGCCGGGGCGGTGCTCCAACCGGCTCGACTCCTGCCAAACCCGATCCCGCATCTTCGATTCCA
It encodes:
- a CDS encoding DUF4910 domain-containing protein; the protein is MPEKPTRALIQSLLSDLFPICRSLTGDGVRATLRRLSKHVPLDVMEIPSGTRVFDWVVPWEWNIRDAHVKGPSGRKVIDFKKSNLHVVGYSVPIQKTMSLEQLQSKLHSLPDQPSAIPYVTSYYAKDWGFCLSHQERKKLRKGLYRVWIDSRLAPGSMTIGESVLRGDSDREILFSTYCCHPSMANNELSGPIVTLLMYRYLAGLPRRHFTYRFYFGPETIGALAYLSRRGAHLKKKMDAGFVVTCCGDRAPFTYKKVRRPDNVLDRAVLHVLKHRGKPFRVLDFFPTGSDDRQYASPGFNLPVGTLMRSMYGTYPEYHTSLDDCRFVTPESLYETALVYSRVVDALESDRAYLNLKPYGEPRLGKYGLYASLGASRVQSRRGRALRYVLNWSDGEHGLIEIAEKLGVPVWDLQPAVQDLIRAKLLRRIR